One window of Thiomicrorhabdus lithotrophica genomic DNA carries:
- a CDS encoding ATP-binding protein — MIKFKDMSFKIKTILGVAFIESILLAIIYFTSINSLNETNENQIKSRSNETSSLIALWVRNGLLTYDVGNTEHFIDSLVQSDGLVYVHIKNDEGKTFAFAGDKKYLTTSVEQDYTLEQANRDGVFDTVKPVMVDDIEIGQVELGLSVEKLSTFIDDVSHRIKVIAIVEVFLSALFSFFLGWVLTRRLGQLKEVAIKVKNTGNLVKIGDHANDEIGMVSQAFDQMSASLIKTQIKLKSNSMKLEEIFNNTKDGMIVFSLDGTILTVNPAFMNLVNCYKSVEGATYESFVEMIRKEIDFDDYESVKWLRLIDTFKGIEDVSNDNWKIRFAKPNTRLLNVSQKIINDTETQIHSIFFFTDLTKTEEVERLKSEFLAHAAHELRTPLSSVQGFSELLIAPTVSDDMRVELATIINTQSQRVVALVGDLLDVSKIETEGAQNFDFQQVLVVDIVDKVIRAFAIPEGRETISVKYSNDLGTVNVDFNRIYQVLLNLVSNAYKYSSIGGVNVFVEHFETEVENNTGVEIRVVDSGIGMTEEQVSHVFDKFWRADMSGEIPGTGLGMSIVKDIIELHSGTIEVNSELGRGTEVVVKFYR; from the coding sequence ATGATCAAATTCAAAGACATGTCTTTTAAAATCAAAACTATTTTGGGTGTGGCGTTTATTGAATCTATCCTGTTAGCGATCATATATTTTACGAGTATTAACTCATTGAATGAAACCAATGAAAATCAGATCAAGTCGCGTTCAAATGAAACCTCTTCACTGATTGCATTATGGGTCAGAAATGGACTTTTGACTTACGATGTAGGGAATACAGAACACTTTATTGACAGCCTGGTACAGAGTGATGGTTTGGTGTATGTGCATATCAAGAATGATGAAGGTAAAACATTCGCATTCGCGGGTGATAAAAAGTATCTAACAACGTCAGTTGAGCAAGATTATACATTGGAACAAGCAAACCGTGACGGGGTGTTTGATACGGTTAAGCCTGTAATGGTTGATGATATTGAAATAGGGCAAGTTGAGCTTGGGCTTTCGGTTGAGAAGCTCTCAACCTTTATAGATGATGTTTCTCACAGAATTAAAGTGATTGCCATCGTTGAGGTTTTTTTGTCAGCGTTATTTTCATTTTTCTTAGGTTGGGTTCTAACACGCAGGTTAGGGCAATTAAAAGAAGTGGCAATTAAGGTAAAGAATACTGGAAACCTAGTAAAAATTGGCGATCACGCTAATGATGAAATCGGGATGGTTTCACAAGCATTTGATCAGATGTCGGCTTCCTTAATTAAGACACAAATTAAATTGAAATCCAATTCAATGAAATTGGAAGAAATCTTTAATAACACTAAAGATGGAATGATTGTTTTTTCATTAGATGGAACCATACTAACGGTTAACCCTGCTTTCATGAACTTGGTTAATTGTTACAAATCTGTTGAAGGCGCTACCTATGAATCCTTTGTTGAAATGATTAGGAAAGAGATCGACTTTGATGATTATGAAAGTGTTAAATGGTTGAGGTTAATTGATACGTTTAAGGGTATTGAAGATGTTTCAAATGATAACTGGAAAATACGTTTTGCCAAACCAAATACACGTTTACTTAATGTTAGTCAAAAGATTATCAACGATACCGAAACTCAAATTCATAGTATCTTCTTCTTTACGGATTTAACCAAAACAGAAGAGGTCGAGCGACTTAAATCTGAATTCTTAGCACATGCCGCTCATGAGTTAAGAACACCATTAAGTAGTGTTCAGGGCTTTAGTGAGTTACTCATAGCGCCAACTGTATCTGATGATATGCGTGTTGAATTAGCAACGATTATTAACACTCAATCACAGCGGGTTGTTGCTTTAGTTGGAGACTTATTAGATGTGTCTAAAATTGAAACCGAAGGGGCACAAAATTTCGATTTCCAACAAGTTTTAGTGGTGGATATTGTTGATAAAGTCATTAGGGCGTTTGCAATTCCTGAGGGTAGAGAAACAATCTCGGTTAAATATTCGAATGACTTAGGGACTGTAAATGTTGATTTTAATCGTATTTACCAAGTATTACTGAACCTAGTTTCTAACGCTTATAAGTATTCATCTATTGGCGGTGTGAATGTTTTTGTGGAACATTTTGAAACTGAAGTTGAGAATAATACTGGTGTTGAGATTAGAGTTGTTGATTCAGGTATTGGAATGACAGAAGAGCAAGTTTCACATGTTTTTGATAAGTTTTGGCGTGCCGATATGAGTGGTGAAATTCCAGGAACAGGCTTAGGGATGTCAATCGTTAAAGATATTATTGAATTGCATTCTGGTACTATTGAAGTCAATAGTGAATTAGGTAGAGGAACAGAAGTTGTTGTTAAGTTCTATAGATA
- a CDS encoding phosphate/phosphite/phosphonate ABC transporter substrate-binding protein has translation MKKIIVLVLGNALSGNSISNFLIILFFLNILLFTAIVYADTDNDMDAKKTYSFGVVPQQSAMVLAKKWIPIFKYLEKETGYKFVFKTNQTIPKFEHQLSKQAYDFAYMNPYHYTVFHDVSGYSAFAKQGQKKLKGIIIARKDSTVKSLEDLEGKTIAFPAPAAFAATVVPQAILNKRGIKFKSKYVSSHESVYKNVNYQNFEAGGGIERTFNNASKDITQPLTIIWTTEGYTPHAFASSSKIPKEVSMKVQKALMNLSNTAEGKILLKGINFKSIVTAQNSDWNDVRALDIQILNNLKSVSSQP, from the coding sequence ATGAAAAAAATAATAGTTTTAGTCTTGGGTAATGCTCTAAGCGGTAATTCAATTTCAAACTTTTTAATTATTTTATTCTTTCTTAATATTTTACTGTTCACTGCTATTGTTTATGCAGATACTGATAATGACATGGATGCCAAAAAAACGTACAGTTTTGGTGTGGTTCCCCAGCAATCAGCCATGGTTTTAGCGAAGAAGTGGATTCCAATTTTCAAATATTTAGAAAAAGAAACGGGTTATAAATTTGTGTTTAAAACTAACCAAACAATTCCTAAGTTTGAACATCAGTTGTCTAAACAGGCTTATGATTTTGCTTATATGAACCCATACCACTACACCGTTTTTCATGATGTTTCTGGTTATAGTGCTTTTGCTAAGCAAGGACAAAAGAAACTAAAAGGTATTATTATTGCACGTAAGGATTCAACGGTTAAATCGCTAGAGGATTTAGAAGGTAAAACCATTGCTTTTCCAGCACCAGCGGCATTTGCTGCAACGGTTGTTCCCCAAGCGATATTGAATAAACGTGGAATTAAGTTTAAATCGAAATATGTTTCTTCTCATGAGTCGGTGTATAAAAATGTGAATTACCAAAACTTTGAAGCAGGTGGGGGTATAGAAAGAACCTTTAATAATGCGAGTAAGGATATAACACAACCGTTGACTATTATTTGGACAACAGAAGGCTATACGCCTCACGCATTTGCATCTTCGTCAAAAATACCTAAAGAGGTCTCAATGAAGGTTCAAAAAGCATTGATGAATTTATCCAACACGGCAGAAGGGAAAATACTTTTAAAGGGTATTAATTTTAAAAGTATTGTGACGGCACAAAATTCCGACTGGAATGACGTGCGTGCGTTAGATATCCAAATTCTCAATAATTTAAAATCAGTATCTTCACAACCTTAA
- a CDS encoding rhodanese-like domain-containing protein, which produces MKHITFFILFFVFTNLYANSEESIIHSNIHDYLDFASYADGDITPEQLNAEKKAFIIDTRKNKDFIKGNIPNSVNIEWRNTLNNINKIPKDELIVVYCDTGILSSKSHLILKLLGWNNVHVLFGGYQNWLKFEETLK; this is translated from the coding sequence ATGAAACACATTACTTTTTTTATTCTCTTTTTTGTATTTACAAACCTTTATGCCAATTCAGAAGAATCCATTATTCACTCAAACATTCATGACTATTTAGATTTTGCAAGCTATGCGGATGGGGACATAACCCCTGAACAATTAAATGCAGAAAAGAAAGCCTTTATTATCGACACAAGAAAAAACAAAGATTTTATTAAAGGAAATATACCAAACTCGGTCAATATTGAATGGCGTAACACATTGAATAATATTAACAAAATACCAAAAGATGAATTAATTGTTGTTTATTGTGATACAGGGATACTTTCATCAAAATCGCATTTAATCCTCAAGCTTTTGGGCTGGAATAACGTACATGTTTTATTTGGTGGATATCAAAATTGGTTAAAGTTTGAGGAGACTTTAAAATAA